The Daucus carota subsp. sativus chromosome 2, DH1 v3.0, whole genome shotgun sequence genome includes a window with the following:
- the LOC108206292 gene encoding probable LRR receptor-like serine/threonine-protein kinase RFK1 codes for MATAIDTMSFLVITLFVVILALLEAGSVDAKSGLLPQEEVDALREIGEQLGKKDWNLNENPCDQNNQNWRTAKSSGRPWYNNTVECNCTYPDGVCHVEHIILKGQNLDGILPPSLYKLPYIKIIDLTNNYLHGTIPREWVSLRLEYLCIIVNRLSGTIPGYLGSITTLTYIDLESNQFCGTVPPELGNLVNLRSLMFSSNLLTGPLPSTLARLINLTDFRISDNNFTGKIPEFIQNWKQLKRLDIGASGMRGPIPSGISSLDQLTSLTITDIAGPTQPFPNLTRSAGNLELLQLRNCNISGEIPTYIWKMALLEKLDLSFNKLIGQISNDITGVKFKFVFLTGNMLNGDVPNSIFSIEGASVDLSYNNFTWQGPEQPTCQQTSKIYINLFKSSSSGNTLRDILPCSKDFICPKYGCSLHVNCGGNDLKEDKEKFTNEGDDTAVGDAAKWYPSKNNQWGYSSTGDFQDDGNKQNKAFVATLPSPNIPRMYTTARLSPISLTYVRYCLENGIYTVSLHFAEIQFNTSRSLGRRIFDIYVQEKIVQKDFNIQEEAQGAEKPLIKHFNASVTDSILEIRFTWAGKGTTRVPKRGVYGPLISAISVNPNFKTCKIGGEKKNNSIIYVTVIILALFIITSAVIGLRWKGCLNSRERREKILRGLDLQTGVFTYKQLKVATNNFDAANKIGEGGFGSVYKGMLLDGTIIAVKQLSSGSNQGKREFVNEIGMISSLRHPNLVRLHGCCVEHKQLLLVYEFMENNSLARALFGQEESSFDLNWPTRLRICIGIAKGLVYLHEESNLKIVHRDIKATNILLDNVLNPKISDFGLAKLDEEENTHISTRVAGTIGYMAPEYALWGYLTDKADVYSFGVVALEIVSGKSNMKDLSHKNYVCLLDRALAMHQDKTLLELVDPRLGSDYNKEEAMRMIEVALLCTTRTHALRPVMSSVLGMLRGDIGIQELKVEDPNMYGEDYYNFQGLRDKYNDKLKRRKSSSESQYEIPIASSSDINNASSSTSMHDLYPVDLYPHTESWISRDDSSLTSAIKE; via the exons ATGGCAACAGCTATTGACACTATGTCTTTCTTGGTCATTACACTTTTCGTTGTTATACTAGCATTGTTGGAAGCAGGTTCTGTTGATGCAAAGAGTGGGCTTCTTCCGCAGGAGGAAG TGGATGCACTTCGTGAAATTGGCGAGCAATTGGGGAAAAAGGACTGGAATTTGAATGAGAATCCTTGTGATCAGAATAATCAAAACTGGAGAACTGCAAAATCATCTGGAAGGCCATGGTATAATAATACTGTCGAATGCAATTGCACCTACCCTGATGGAGTATGTCACGTGGAACACAT AATTCTGAAGGGCCAGAATCTGGATGGCATACTTCCACCATCCTTGTATAAGTTGCCTTATATCAAGATTAT TGATCTTACTAACAACTATCTGCATGGCACCATACCCCGCGAATGGGTTTCATTACGTCTGGAATATCT GTGCATAATTGTGAATCGTTTATCAGGAACAATTCCAGGATACTTGGGAAGCATAACTACTCTCACATATAT CGACCTCGAATCGAACCAGTTCTGCGGCACTGTTCCTCCTGAGCTTGGCAACCTAGTTAACTTGAGAAGTTT GATGTTTTCGTCTAATCTTTTGACCGGACCGTTGCCATCTACTTTAGCCAGGCTCATAAATTTAACTGATTT TAGAATCAGCGACAACAACTTTACAGGGAAAATACCTGAATTCATACAAAACTGGAAACAACTTAAGCGACT AGATATTGGTGCCAGTGGGATGAGGGGACCAATTCCATCCGGTATATCTAGTCTTGATCAATTAACATCCTT GACAATAACGGACATTGCTGGACCAACTCAGCCATTTCCTAATTTGACAAGAAGCGCAGGCAACTTAGAATTATT GCAATTGAGAAACTGCAATATTTCTGGAGAAATCCCTACATACATCTGGAAGATGGCACTCCTagaaaaatt GGATTtaagttttaataaattaataggaCAAATTTCAAACGACATCACCGGAGTGAAATTTAAGTTTGT GTTTTTAACTGGCAACATGCTAAACGGAGATGTTCCTAACTCAATCTTCTCAATTGAAGGAGCTAGTGT TGACCTTTCCTACAACAATTTTACGTGGCAAGGTCCCGAGCAGCCTACTTGTCAACAGACCTC AAAAATATACATCAACTTGTTCAAGAGCTCTTCATCCGGCAACACATT AAGGGACATTCTTCCATGCTCTAAAGATTTCATCTGTCCTAAAT ACGGGTGTTCTTTACATGTCAATTGTGGTGGAAATGACTtaaaagaagataaagaaaaatttACAAATGAAGGAGATGATACAGCTGTTGGCGATGCAGCAAAATGGTACCCGAGTAAAAATAATCAGTGGGGATATAGTAGCACTGGGGACTTCCAGGATGATggtaataaacaaaacaaagctTTTGTGGCAACTCTACCATCACCCAATATCCCTCGAATGTACACTACAGCACGACTTTCTCCTATTTCACTTACATACGTCCGATATTGCCTGGAGAATGGGATTTATACTGTAAGCCTGCATTTTGCGGAAATTCAGTTTAATACATCCCGTAGTCTCGGAAGgagaatatttgatatttatgttcAG GAAAAAATTGTTCAGAAGGATTTTAATATTCAAGAAGAGGCTCAAGGGGCGGAAAAACCTCTGATCAAACATTTTAATGCCAGTGTGACTGATAGCATCTTAGAGATCAGATTTACCTGGGCTGGCAAAGGGACTACACGTGTTCCTAAAAGAGGTGTTTATGGTCCTCTTATATCAGCGATCTCTGTGAATCCTA ATTTTAAAACTTGTAAAATTGGTGGAGAGAAGAAGAACAATAGCATTATATATGTTACTGTTATTATTCTGgcattatttattattacatCAGCAGTTATTGGCCTTCGGTGGAAAGGATGCTTGAATAGCAGAGAAAGAAGAGAGAAAA TTTTGAGGGGATTAGATTTACAGACTGGTGTATTCACATATAAACAACTTAAAGTTGCTACCAACAACTTCGATGCTGCGAACAAGATTGGCGAGGGTGGTTTCGGATCTGTTTACAAG GGTATGTTATTGGATGGAACTATTATAGCAGTTAAACAACTTTCTTCAGGATCGAATCAAGGGAAACGTGAATTTGTGAATGAAATAGGCATGATATCTTCTTTACGACACCCCAATCTAGTCAGGTTGCATGGTTGTTGTGTAGAACACAAGCAACTACTACTAGTGTACGAATTCATGGAAAACAACAGCCTTGCTCGGGCTTTGTTTG GTCAAGAGGAATCTTCGTTCGATTTGAATTGGCCCACAAGGCTACGAATTTGTATAGGCATCGCAAAAGGCCTAGTTTACCTTCATGAAGAATCCAATCTGAAAATTGTTCATAGAGATATCAAAGCTACCAATATACTTCTGGACAACGTTCTCAACCCAAAGATTTCAGACTTTGGTTTGGCCAAACTTGATGAAGAAGAGAACACTCATATTAGCACCAGAGTTGCTGGGACTAT AGGGTACATGGCACCAGAATATGCATTATGGGGTTATTTGACTGACAAAGCAGATGTTTATAGTTTTGGGGTTGTTGCACTAGAGATTGTTTCTGGAAAGAGCAACATGAAAGATCTTTCACATAAAAATTACGTTTGCCTTCTTGATCGG GCTCTAGCTATGCATCAAGACAAGACATTGCTCGAGTTGGTGGATCCAAGGCTAGGTTCAGATTATAACAAAGAAGAGGCAATGAGAATGATTGAAGTAGCTCTATTATGCACTACTCGGACTCATGCACTCAGGCCAGTTATGTCTTCTGTACTAGGCATGCTTCGAGGTGATATTGGTATTCAAGAGTTGAAGGTGGAAGATCCCAATATGTACGGTGAagattattacaattttcaaggcCTGAGAGACAAATATAATGATAAGCTAAAGAGGAGAAAATCTTCAAGTGAATCTCAGTATGAGATTCCCATTGCTTCTTCCAGCGACATAAACAATGCCTCTTCCTCCACGTCAATGCATGACCTCTATCCAGTTGATCTTTATCCTCATACTGAGAGCTGGATTTCAAGGGATGACTCAAGCTTAACATCAGCTATAAAAGAATAG